The genomic interval GCGCTTGAAGCGCCGCCTCGAGACGGGCGGGGCCGCGGCCCTGCGCCACCAGAGCCGTGGCCAGCCGTCGGCCCACCGCTTGCCGGCGGCGCTCCGCACCAAGGTCACGACCCTCATGACCACCGTGTATGAGGGCTTCAACGACGTCCATCTCACGGAGAAACTGCGCGAGGTCGAGCACCTGTCGCTCAGCCGGGAGTCGGTGCGCCGCCTGCGCCTCGCCGCGGGCCGCCCGGCGCAACGGCCCCGCCGCGCCCCGCGCTATCGGCGCCGCCGCACGCCGGCCGCCGCCGCGGGCGCGCTGGTGCAGACCGACGGCAGCCCCTTCGACTGGCTGGAAGACCGCGGCCCGCGGCTGACCCTGCTCGGCGTCATCGATGACGCCACCGGCCAGATCCTCGCCCTGACGTTCCGCGAGGCCGAGGATCTGCACGGCTACACGGGCCTCTTCCACGAGGTCTTCACGCTCCATGGGCTGCCGCTCGCCGTCTACGGCGACCGCCTAAACGTGTTTGTCCGCAACGACCGCCACTGGACGCTCGAGGAGCAGCTCGCCGGCGAGCGGCACCCCACGCACCTGGGCCGCATGTTCCAGGACCTGGGCATCAGCTACATCAGCGCCCATTCCCCCCAGGCCAAAGGCCGCATCGAGCGGCTGTGGGCGACCTTGCAGGATCGCCTCCCGAGCGAACTGCGCCTGCGCGGCATCAAGACGCCCGCGGCCGCCGAGGCCTACCTGCCGGAGTTCATCGCCGACTTCAATCCGCGCTTCGCCCATCCCCCGGCCACGCCCCCGGCCGTCTGGCGCCGCCCGCCCCGCGATCTCGCGCTCGTGCTGAGCTGTCGCTACACCCGCGTCGTCGCGCGCGACCATACGATCCGCCTCGGCGACCGCCGGGTGCAGCTGCCGTCCCGCGCGCACGGGCGCGGCTACGCCGGGCTGCGCGTGGAGGTTCGCGAACTCCTCGAGGGCCGCCTCGTCATCCTGCACGACGGGCGGGTGCTCGCCACGCAGCCGAGTCCGGGCCCCGACTTCGTCCTCACGCCACGGCGCTCGCCGTCCTCCGAGCGGCAGGGACGTCGCCAGCGACAGGCCACCGCGATGCGCGAGGCGCTCACCGACCTCGCGCGGGCCGAGAAGCAGCGTCCGGCGGGGCTCACGACGGATGTCACCCCCGCCGCGGCGAGGGCCGAGCCCGCAGGAGGCGCTACAACGCACGATCGAGAGGGGGGCGGCTATGTCGATACCCCCCCGCGCACGCGAAATTCCCCGCGCGCGCGATGGCGCCCCGCGCCTTCGCATCCGTGGCGACGCGCGGCGACGTGGGCGATCGCGGCCAAGAACCGGCGGACGCCGATACCCCCGGGGGGATGACATTTTCACGTTGCAGTAAGGGATGACATTTTCATTGACCAGCGACATGCCCTGGTTTGACACCTCCGACACCGCGGCCACGCCTCGCTCACTTTTCGTAGCGGTGGAACACGAGGCCGTCCAGAAGCTTCGGATAGAAGTGCGTCGACTTTTGCGGCAGCCGCTCGCCCCCGTCCACCACCGCCCGCAGCTCCCCGGCGGTGGTCGGCGCGATGAGGAAGGCCGCCTGGCAGCGTCCGGCGCCGGCCAGCCCGACCGCCTCGGCCTGGTCGGCGGTGTAGTCGACGTGCGTCTTGGCGTCGAGCCTTTCGTCCGTGATGTCGAGGAGCGGCTTGAGCAGCCCCTCGTGGAGGATCGACACCGCCAGCCCGCGCCAGGCCCGCGAGGTCCCGCGCGGCCAGGGCAGGCGCTCGAACGCGTCATCGCGCAGGCTGAACACCATCGCCCGCCGGCCGGCGACGACGCCGATGGTCCGATTGGTCGGACGGAAGCGGAGGGGATCGTCGAGCGGGCCCACGTCGAACCAGGCGCCCGCCGCCTTCGCCAGCCCCTCGAGCGTGAACCCGTCCACTTGGTGCACGAGGCGATGGTTCGGAAAGATCGTGAGCCCCGGCGCCTCCAGGGTGCAGAAGGCCATGAGCTTGTCGCGCGCGCCCGAATGGCGGCGCCCGTACTCGACGGCCGTCTCGTAGCGATGGTGCCCGTCGGCGATGATCACCGACTTGGGCGCCATGAGGGCCTTCACCCGGGCGATGGTGGCCCCGTCGGTGATGCGCCACAGCCGGTGCAGCTCACCCTTCAGGTCGCGCGCCTCGGCGATCGGTTCGCCCGTCGGCCTCACCGCCTCCAGCAGCGCGCGGTCCGGATCGCTGACCAGCATGAAGAGCAGACCGACGTCGGCGCCCGTCGCCTCCAACAGCCGCATCCGATCCTGCTTGGGGCCGGCGTGCGTCCGCTCGTGGGGGCGCACGACGCCCTGGGCGTAGTCGCTGACCTCGCCCAGGGCGACGAACCCGGCGCGGGTCACCGGGACGCCGCCGACCGCATAGGTCTGATGGTAGGGATAGATCGCGGCCCGCTCCTCCCTGGCCCAGACGCCGTCGGCCAGCCAGCCCTCGAGCACGTGGCGCGCTCCCCGATACTTGTCGGCTCCCGGCTCCTCTCTGGGAAGCGTGACGCGGACGATGTTATGAGGGCTGAGCGCGAGGAGCTGCTCCTGCGTCTGGGGGCTGATCTGGTCGTAGGGAGGCGCCGCCACCTTGGAGAAATCGCGCTGCTGCCCGAGGCCGTAGCGGTAGCCGCGGAACGCCCGGATCTTCACGGCTCAGGAGGCGTCTCGCACGTCCCGACGCAGCCGCCGCTGCACGTCCACGATGTGGCCCTGCATCGCGACGCGGGCGCGTTCGCCCTCGCGCGCGGCGATCGCTTCGAGGATCTCGCCGTGGGCGGCGCCGACCACGGCCTGGTCCTCCGCCGTCAGCTCGATCCGCGACCCCACCACCTCCGCCTCGAGATCCATGAGGGCGTCCGTCAGCACGGCGTGCACCGGGTTCCTCGCGGCCGCCGCCACCAGGCGGTGGAAGCCGATGTCGAGCGGGCGCGGAGGGCCGCCCCCCGCCATCAGCGCGGCGCGCTCGTCCAGCGCGGTGCCCAGCGCCTTGAGATCGACGTCGGTGGCGCGGTCGGCGGCCAGCCGCGCGACCTCCGGCTCGATCAGCAGACGCGTCTCCAGGAGGTGGGCCACCGACACCCGCGCCAGCCGCAGCAGCGTGGCGAAGTCGCGGCGGAGGAGCCCGGTATCGACGTGACGCACGAAATGGCCGCCGCTGGAGCCGTGGCGCACCGCGATGAGGCCGCGGTGCTCGAGCGTGCGCAACGCCTCCCGCACGGCGACGCGGCTGGCGCGGAACTGGCGGACCAGCTCGCGCTCCGGCGGCAGCCGATCGCCGGTGCGCAGGCGTCCCTCGAAGATGGCGCGCTCGACCTGCCGGACGATGTGCTCGTAGACGCGTGGCGTGCGGACGGAGCTGAACATTGGTGCGGGCCACTGTCTGACCAAAGCCCGACGAAGTCAAGGGGGGCCCGCAAATCGGGTACACTATGGCCGCCGCTGGACCCCCTACCGGTCCCAAGGAGGTCCGCATGGGTAACGTGGAGCGCTGCGACAAGACGCTGCCGATCAACGAGATGATCTTCTACGTGCGCCGCGACGCCCGGCTGCGCGAGCGCTGGACGACCGACCTCGAGGGGCTGGGCCGGGAGTTCGGGCTGAGCCGCCCGGAGTACGAGGCGCTCCGGGACAAGGACGTGCGGCGACTCAACGAGATGGGCGTCCACCAGTACCTCATTCCGCAAATCCTGAGACTGTTCTACGGCGCGTCGCTGAACACCAACAATCACCCCGTGCTCGAGGCCTACCAGCGCGCCTTCCCCGAGGAGACGGCGAAGGCGTTCGCGCTGGCCGAGCGGCTCGAGCGGCGGGCGCGGAGCTAGGGCATGGCGCGGATCGTCGCCGCCATGGCCCTCACCCACTCGCCCGGCCTCACCGGATGGTTCGATCGGGCGCCGGAGGAGCAGCAGAAGACGGCGCTGCGCGCGCTGGCCGAGATGAGTCAGCGGCTAGAGGCGGCGCGGCCGGACGTCGTCATCGCCTTCAGCAACGACCACCTGCTCAACTGGCCCATCAACAACACGCCCGAGTTCACCGTGGGCATCGGCGAGGAGCACGTCGGTCCCGCCGACTGGTACGACGAGTGGCTGGCGCTCGGCAAGTACCGCATTCCCGGCCACCCGGCGCTGGCGCGCTACATCGTCAACGAAGGCGCGCGCCGGCGACTCGCGCTCGCGTATCTGAGGACCATGCAGTTCGACGACGGGATCTCGGTGCCCATGCACTACCTGAACCCCCAGGGGCGGTTCCCGCTGGTCCCGGTGACGATGAACTGCACGGTGCCGCCCATCCCCACGCCCGAGCGCGCGTATCAGGTCGGCACCGCGGTGCGCGACATGCTCCAAGCCTATCCCGGCCCCGAGCGCATCGCCGTCATCGGCACCGGCGGCCTCTCCCACGAGCCCGGCGGCCCGCGCTACTTCTGGGTCGACGAGGAGTTCGACCAGTGGTTCCTCGACATGCTCAAGAA from Candidatus Methylomirabilota bacterium carries:
- a CDS encoding ISNCY family transposase codes for the protein MSRKELLRAGLVRAALAGRITNRQGAKSLRLSVRQFQRLKRRLETGGAAALRHQSRGQPSAHRLPAALRTKVTTLMTTVYEGFNDVHLTEKLREVEHLSLSRESVRRLRLAAGRPAQRPRRAPRYRRRRTPAAAAGALVQTDGSPFDWLEDRGPRLTLLGVIDDATGQILALTFREAEDLHGYTGLFHEVFTLHGLPLAVYGDRLNVFVRNDRHWTLEEQLAGERHPTHLGRMFQDLGISYISAHSPQAKGRIERLWATLQDRLPSELRLRGIKTPAAAEAYLPEFIADFNPRFAHPPATPPAVWRRPPRDLALVLSCRYTRVVARDHTIRLGDRRVQLPSRAHGRGYAGLRVEVRELLEGRLVILHDGRVLATQPSPGPDFVLTPRRSPSSERQGRRQRQATAMREALTDLARAEKQRPAGLTTDVTPAAARAEPAGGATTHDREGGGYVDTPPRTRNSPRARWRPAPSHPWRRAATWAIAAKNRRTPIPPGG
- a CDS encoding DUF1015 domain-containing protein → MKIRAFRGYRYGLGQQRDFSKVAAPPYDQISPQTQEQLLALSPHNIVRVTLPREEPGADKYRGARHVLEGWLADGVWAREERAAIYPYHQTYAVGGVPVTRAGFVALGEVSDYAQGVVRPHERTHAGPKQDRMRLLEATGADVGLLFMLVSDPDRALLEAVRPTGEPIAEARDLKGELHRLWRITDGATIARVKALMAPKSVIIADGHHRYETAVEYGRRHSGARDKLMAFCTLEAPGLTIFPNHRLVHQVDGFTLEGLAKAAGAWFDVGPLDDPLRFRPTNRTIGVVAGRRAMVFSLRDDAFERLPWPRGTSRAWRGLAVSILHEGLLKPLLDITDERLDAKTHVDYTADQAEAVGLAGAGRCQAAFLIAPTTAGELRAVVDGGERLPQKSTHFYPKLLDGLVFHRYEK
- a CDS encoding FadR/GntR family transcriptional regulator produces the protein MFSSVRTPRVYEHIVRQVERAIFEGRLRTGDRLPPERELVRQFRASRVAVREALRTLEHRGLIAVRHGSSGGHFVRHVDTGLLRRDFATLLRLARVSVAHLLETRLLIEPEVARLAADRATDVDLKALGTALDERAALMAGGGPPRPLDIGFHRLVAAAARNPVHAVLTDALMDLEAEVVGSRIELTAEDQAVVGAAHGEILEAIAAREGERARVAMQGHIVDVQRRLRRDVRDAS